The Cricetulus griseus strain 17A/GY chromosome 9, alternate assembly CriGri-PICRH-1.0, whole genome shotgun sequence genome has a segment encoding these proteins:
- the LOC100768464 gene encoding vomeronasal type-1 receptor 4-like produces the protein MATRDFALGIFFLSQTVLGILGNLALLCCFIVADFSGIRAKPTDLIVKHLTWANFIVLCRGIPQTTAAFSQNYHLDYVSCKLALYFHRVGRGVSLGSTSLLSVFQAITISPSNSRLAQLKVRAPRIIAPSLGVCWALQLLVYIFIPLYTTDIWGGRNVTGIKDFGYCVIISDGGLSITLIVILLLSNDVMFLGLMMWASCYMVFILLKHKQRVQHIHKSQFPRASPETRATQSILILVSSFAFFYVTSIVFTSYLALLEATNRWLSNACVAMTACFPAFCPFLLIRHYASLLRLCCTSYPQTTL, from the coding sequence ATGGCCACCAGAGACTTTGCACTGGGGATCTTCTTCCTATCCCAGACTGTGCTGGGGATTTTGGGAAACTTAGCCTTGCTTTGTTGTTTTATCGTTGCTGACTTCTCTGGAATTAGGGCAAAGCCCACAGACCTGATTGTCAAACACCTGACCTGGGCCAACTTCATAGTTCTCTGCAGAGGAATCCCGCAGACCACTGCTGCTTTCAGTCAGAATTACCATCTAGATTATGTTTCATGTAAACTTGCCTTGTATTTTCATAGAGTTGGCAGAGGAGTGTCCCTTGGCTCCACATCCCTGCTGAGTGTCTTTCAGGCCATCACCATCAGCCCCAGTAATTCCAGATTGGCACAGCTCAAGGTCAGAGCCCCGAGGATTATTGCTCCATCCCTGGGTGTGTGCTGGGCCCTCCAGCTTTTGGTGTATATCTTCATTCCTTTATATACAACTGACATTTGGGGTGGAAGAAATGTTACTGGGATAAAAGACTTTGGATACTGTGTTATTATCAGCGATGGAGGACTAAGCATTACACTTATTGTCATCCTATTGTTATCCAATGATGTCATGTTTTTGGGACTGATGATGTGGGCCAGTTGCTATATGGTGTTTATCCTGCTCAAACACAAGCAGAGGGTCCAACACATCCACAAATCCCAGTTTCCTAGGGCATCCCCTGAGACCAGAGCAACCCAAAGCATCCTCATTTTAGTGAGCAGCTTTGCGTTCTTCTATGTAACTTCTATTGTCTTTACGTCTTACCTGGCTTTGCTTGAGGCAACCAATAGGTGGCTGTCTAATGCGTGTGTTGCTATGACTGCTTGCTTCCCAGCCTTCTGTCCCTTTCTGCTCATCAGACACTATGCTTCCCTTCTCAGGCTCTGCTGTACCTCTTATCCTCAGACAACACTCTGA